The nucleotide sequence attgagcactaaaaaaataaaattgagcggtaaaaattaaaattgagctgtAATGGCTCCGAcagaccttttagatcaggaaaatttcataaaatcaaaattcacatctctttttttcttataagtTTAGCATAGTCTGTCCTACTTTTTTAcacacttcttcttcttttgaacatctcaccaaattaaatttagttcagtccgaTTTGGAGTATGTTAAAGTGggacagacttatgcaaatcttttgagaaagaaaaagacatgaattttgatttcatggaattttaccgatctaaaagttgtgccggagccataaaaagcaaaaattgagtaatcaaaaataaaattgagcagtgAAAGCTAAAATTGAgtagcaaaaatttaaattgagcagtaataaaaaaaaatgagcaacAAAAAATTggcagtaaaaattgaaattgagcagtaaaaaacaaaaattgagcagaaaaaaataaaactgagcagtaaaaaataaagctgagcagtaaaaattaaaattgagcagcaaaaacaaaaattaagcagtagaaaacaaaaattgagcagtaaagaaataaaattgagcaataaaaatttaagttgAGCAGTAAGTAAtaaaagtgagcagtaaaaaattaaaattgagcactAAATATGAATTTTAGTCACTGAAATATCTAATTCTCCACAAAAATGGATTTGATATAAGATATAGAAAAATCCACGGCGCATCATGATACTTACCACTCTGCCATGTCTCTGCTCTTTGCCACAgattaatttatataaattaacaTCCAAACAGGTCTAAACTAAAAACTATTTACTTTCTATCTGTGAAAACTTGCAAGATTTCCCTGATCTAATAATTCGGCTGCAGTAATaattaccaaaaatgttttacccATTTAATTTTTGGTTGCAATTGGTTTGTACAGTGACAGTTTTAAGCTTTTGGTATTGTATTTTTACTTATAAATTGCATTGGGATTGCTTTTTTACGACAGAATTCACTAGTATAGAATTCAAACTGCCAATCCCAATACACAATCTAGTGGAAAAATGCAATACCACATAGTTTTTATGAATCTTAAAAGcacttgaaatattaaaaattcaaaatttacttATGAAGTAAAAAACTGAGGCCCGGATTTCATTGGAAACTTACACTACtgctcaaatttgacttttttttttgacaaaaataatttttttgttacagcTCGTTCGTACAGTGATAGTTTTAAGCTTTGGGATTGCATAGTAACTTAAAAACTGATTTGGGATTGACTTTTTACAATAGAAATCACTAAAACAGAATTGAAACTACCAATCCCAATACAATATCCCATGGTAAAATGCAATCCCACATAGttcctatattttaaaagcatttaaaggaattacaaattcaaaatttactaATAAAGTAGAAAACTGAGGTCCAGATTTAATTCAAAGCTTGCACTACTGCTCAAATCTGACTTTTTgctaccaaattttattttttgttacagCTCGCTTGTGCAGTGATAGTGTAAAGCTTTTGGGATTGCAGTTTTACTTATAAACTGCATTGGGATTGCTTATTTGCTACAGAATTCATGATGATGGAAGTGAAACATTCAATTCCAATACAGTACTCCGTAGTAGGATTCAATCCCACATAGTTCTTATATTTtgaaagcatttaaaaaaattagaaattcaaaatttactaATAAAGTAGAAAACTGAGGCCcagttttattcaaaaattgcactactgctcaattttgacttttttctaccaaatttatttattttttgttaagcTCGTTCGTGCAGTGATAGTGTTAGGCTTTTGGGATTGCAGTTTTACTTATAAACTGCATTGTGATTGCTTTTTACGACAAAATTCACCAGTATAGAATTGAACCTTTCAATTCCAATACAGTATTCTGtagtaaaattcaatcccaCATagttattatattttgaaagcATCTAAAATTAGAAATACAAAAAGAAAGTGGGCCCGAATTTCGTTCAAAACTTGCACTACtgctcaaatttgattttttgtgaccaaatctatttattttttgatacaGATTGTCTGTACAATGATAGTTAGGCTTTTGGGATTGCAGTTTTCTTTGTAAACTGCATTGGGATTCCTTTTCTACGACAGAATTGACAATGATAGAATTGAAATTACCAATCCCAATATAGTATGCCGTGGTGAAATGCAATCCCACATATTTCTAATGATTGAGGAACAAGGCCTGGATTTCTTCTGTTGATCCTGAACTCTCTTTGACCCTTTGGTTTCGTATTACCTTTCCTTTTGAATACTATTGTGGGATTCACTGTGATTAAGTCggatttaattttcaataaaatcgtTACTTAACAGAAATATCGGATTAAGCCtagaaattttcaatgtaatcgATTTTTCTGAGTCATAAATTCAGGAAACTTAGAGAAAGAATCTCTCCAACAAGAAGTTGATTTGGTTTTTGAATGGGTATCCTTATGCTTAATTTTTCCCTACTTCTGGTCATCAGGGATCATATTAGTTTAGTTTGTGAAGGAGATTGAAGAAATGAGGACTTTGAGGTGCTTTCGAAAGGCAATTCTTGTAACTTGGCATCAATATTGTGAGAGAACTTTTATCCACGGAATTCGCTACATTGAAGATCCAATGGGGAATGTCTATACTCACATTATGTGGCTAATAGTCACATCTACCTCCTTCATCCTCGCCATTATGCTAGTCAATACATTCTGGGAGGCCTACAAATTGAATCCGACGAGGATGAACGTTGAGAGTGTCAATGTTCCAATAACTGAACTAGATTTTCCAGGGGTAACATTCTGTAACGTTAACAGGATAAATATGGATAGGACGCAGGAATTCGCGGAAAATCTGTAAGATTTCTGGGAATCTCAGAACCgggaataataaattaatttttgtaaaacttACCTGCAGAACTATCCCTGCAAATCTTCAGGATATTTCAACTAAAAAAATAGTCAAATGGCTCAAGAGTACTTTGGGCTTTtctgactatattacggaagtCGATCCTGAGGATTTGGCTACACTCCAGGACATTCTGGATGCCAATAATGTCTCGGTCTCCACTATAATGCGTCTGATTCAGCAACCATGTTCTGATCTTCTATTTCGTTGTCGTTGGGaaggaaaaatcgaaaattgttCCACTCTGTTCAAGAGCGTTCCGACTTTTCGTGGTTTCTGCTGTTCCTTCTATGTTCAGGCCTCTAATAAGAAATTCACAGCTCGCCGAACAAATCACTTTGGCGTTGGTAGTGGACTCTCAGTGGTTCTAGCACCAGCTTTTGAGGACAAAACCATCGATGGAGTCTACACAAAAGGTATCAGAGTGTTGATAAACGAACCAGCTGCCTATCCCGGGGACAGGAGCATTGAGAAAATCTACCCATTGGGATTTGAGAGTATGGCCAGGGTATCCGGGGAGCAGACAAACTGTTCAGATGCCGTTCGACTACTTCCCATTGAAGATCGAAAATGCTTCTTTCCCACTGAACACATTCTTAAGTACTTCGGTGTCTATCACGAGAATAATTGCGATATTGAGTGCAGAATTGATCAGACACTAAACTTCTGCCAGTGTGTACTATATTTCTTCCCAAATCCTCGTCATTTGGAAGTGTGCAATGTCACTAAAATTCCCTGCCTCGTGGACAACTACGGTGAGGGATTTTTTCAGGGAAAGTAAACGAATTTTATctgaaagtcattttttttcGATAGATCTCCTCAACCGACAGGATGCGAATAGTTCTACTGAAAGTTCATGCAGTTGTCCTAGCAATTGCAATGGGATTTACTACGATGTCCGATCAAATAGTGCAGCAATCACAAAAATAACGTACTCAACCTCGCCACTTTAGTAAGTACATTAGCTAAACTTCCATTATATCATTTGAAGAATTTGAATTGATTTCCCCCAAGAGagcttatttctcaaccgaatgagtcaaaattggatttaattaaaaggcctccgaaagaagaaaaaatctgCGGAAAGTTGAAAAAGGAGGAAATAGTTTATACAGTGTTTTGACTTCAATACTTTGTCGTTTTTTTCAATCTtgaagccaaacggtaagagatttTGACGTTTGGTCTTCAATGACCCCCTCCATAAGTCGATATAATTTTAGGGgcgtttttcgatttttcgtcttcgctacaaaaaaaatcttttctgatttatttcgaaaacgattttagtgattttttttcatttcagaaTATGATTTTAGTCCATTGCTAATGACCTCTATTCACTCCTTTTAACGATTTTTCAGTGTCAAATAAGGTCCTTTAAAATTATGTCCCAAACAATAAGACTTGCTTGAACGTAAAAtatcaaaacattttaaaacgtgcacttttcaacaattttcgattttagaaTAAGTTTTATATTAGTTTATTAATAAGTTCTAATCGATGGCCAACCAATATCCTCCGCAACACagcacacagaaaaaatatttagtaaaattgtaagtaaatgtttttgaatttcatatGGGGCCTTacgaaatttttgtaaattgtaaaatctattagaaagtttgcaaatatttgtactttttccataAACATTGTTCATTACATGACACTTTAACtaggattttttgttcttttacaaacatttgttcgtaaaagttcgtaaacacacaaaaaattgtacaaacaaatgttgaacaaaaatgtacggAGAAATGTTTGTCAAAGAACGAATATTGTACGTCAAGTGAGCATTTAACGAAAAATGTGTgtcaaaaatacaaacttttacgaactttttagtaggttatacgttttacgagcatttcgaaaGTCCCCAGTACAAATTCACAgacattaaagaaatttttttctctgCAACTGCGAAGAAAAACTTTGCGAAGAGTTCTATTTTGCAAGTTCAAGCATTTCTCAAAGTTGAGACCCTGCTTTCCCACTGTTTTTAGGTTATAAAGTAATAGATTTAGTCATAAATTTCTGGTGGTACAGTAATTATAAAGCattaatttttaacataattttaaCATGAAAGACATGTTTTCATTACATcctgaattaaaaataaagcttaatcaattttatattttagccaagacacattcTGGGAGATTATAATAGATAGCAAAGGTATTATATTAGCATAGCCTAGAAGGTTACACTTCGAAATACCTCAGTTTGAATGGGTCTTTAATATCCAttcaaatgggaaaattttgataCGAAACCTTTAATTcgaaataaaattctaaatccGAAAATTCTAAATTACAATTCCCCTTTACAAAAAGCTTAATAAGGTATTTctgaattaagaaaatttacataaaatcatTAGAAAACATCGTAACCGGTTGAATAATTCTGTATGTCTTTGAGCTGAACTTTTCGGTCATATcatatactccctccgttccggaaaaagtcgtacgtttgtgaaaaaatctttttccgaaaaagtcatacgtttgagaaaaaattaagattaggggaaagtttgttggtaagtGTTTTATGTACCACAATTATTGTAGAGGACTATTGTGAATGTTCAGCACttaaattggggtccagtctcgatggtaagttgagaaacgaatgtcttaaaaatgccttattttttcgCGTTTTAACGTTGGAGAAAgctcgctaccttcggacgatttatgctttgcACAAATCATTtcttcaatgtgttataaatgaatttggctcattaaaatattatattgctagtccaatgcctcaaattttaagGAAACAGCTacgggtgaaatccataaggaacaaaaagaaaaaattgaattgtccgaagcttgagtcatccaaaggtagcgcgctttcccctacgactcttttcggaacggagggagtatcaTCGGAAAtgtaattcattgaattttataaTGAAAGTCTCTTTTCATAGCGATATTTTGCATCGGTGCTGGCCACAATTCCGAACGCTAAAattctgaacgccaaaattctgaaagccaaaatctcgaaaagacaaaatctcaAAGCAGGATCTGATCAGTTCTGGAGGAATGTGAAGAGAGAAACAGGTGAAatcctgaagaaaaaaaatctctaggATAGTCATTCTTTCGGGCttcttgggattttggtttttcaggattttagcgttGCGGGCTTTTgggtttcaggattttggcattttgggattttggctttcggaattttgaccgggaccgaTTTTGCATATGCTTTCCATCTTGCTTAAAACGTGTTcgattggttttataaatttttaaatttgtcaccaACTTCAAACGTGACTTCTGACATTGTCACGTAAGCTCAAAAAGCATGTTACGGttacagaatcacattttcgaaaaagctttcCTGAGATTCGAACGAATTTTGtcatatagggtaagatggggtattttggaatcatgtctaatttggaactatgATTTTTCTTAACAGTTTTAGACGGCAGAAGGGAAAAACAACGAATAaatactctcgaatgtaaattCTTGTACTTATTAGtggtttcctttttttctttgaccatctgaTTCCGAATTATCTTACCCTATTGCATTGCCAGCGGTGCCAGAGTATTACAAAATACCCCTACAGGTTTATTTAGACTTTATCACTTTTGGAAAGTTAATTTTTGCTTGTACAACTCCGTGTTATGGCCTCTAACTACACAAAATTAATAGGTCCTCAactaatttatgaatttctaaTAATATATGGTAGTAGCGACATATGTAGACTACATACATGAGTGAAGTTATGTTTTTTTGGAGAATAGTCATCTGTCAGCAATATCCAGTTACAATACCGACAGACATAGcaacttaaaaaatgttttactaaCAACAAAAATGTTGAGTTTTGTGCTAAAAAAGCAGCATTTGTGGGGTGTGTAACTTTAGGACTTTAACATGAGAAAAAATCAAGTAAAGTACATCATTTGGCTAAAGAGACCTACAGAGAACATGCATAATCGAAAACCACCTGTGAAAATcagttaaaatatttcagaaataggGATTTTGAAGAAGAGGGCAAAAggaccaaaaacaattgataGAGCCGATCTGCAAGCATTACTGGATGAAGATGATTACACTGGTTTTCGAGGGCACTAAACATGAATTAAAGAGGTATTTTTAAGCGTTTCTACTTATAAGGAAAcataaaaaatcaaacaaaaattcaaaaaaccactTCTGGAATTTAGCTTTTTTGCTATGAAAGAAAGATTTCCAGCATCGAATCAGTACAGGCGATGAGCAATGGCTATGATTTGAATATACCAAATCTAAAGTATCATAGCTTTTACCTGGTGAAGCATCAAAATTGACAAGACAgccaaaggagaatggtcaaatccggtcccggaatcgccacgaacgggacctatgtcattggatagacattagtataggtaacaacttctgttctgggatcaatgttctaaaccatggaggaacagttctagagcataaaaactatgttttagaatgatgaagaatgatcaaaagtatatgggcgctggtacATCTTCATACAAtgattagagtagacgcattttgaagatattgatataagtttgagaaaaatgcGGGGACCAAGGACGATAAaggctgggagtccttgtaaaaaaggcctttatccttccgaaaaattgttgttttgacaacgaattacacaagaactgctaaagtgatcttgatgaaattcggtatagggtcactttatgacttaaagtttttatccatgcatatcaccccctccctccaccctccattctgatagcccccatacaaaatgggggca is from Phlebotomus papatasi isolate M1 chromosome 1, Ppap_2.1, whole genome shotgun sequence and encodes:
- the LOC129798748 gene encoding sodium channel protein Nach-like — protein: MRTLRCFRKAILVTWHQYCERTFIHGIRYIEDPMGNVYTHIMWLIVTSTSFILAIMLVNTFWEAYKLNPTRMNVESVNVPITELDFPGVTFCNVNRINMDRTQEFAENLTIPANLQDISTKKIVKWLKSTLGFSDYITEVDPEDLATLQDILDANNVSVSTIMRLIQQPCSDLLFRCRWEGKIENCSTLFKSVPTFRGFCCSFYVQASNKKFTARRTNHFGVGSGLSVVLAPAFEDKTIDGVYTKGIRVLINEPAAYPGDRSIEKIYPLGFESMARVSGEQTNCSDAVRLLPIEDRKCFFPTEHILKYFGVYHENNCDIECRIDQTLNFCQCVLYFFPNPRHLEVCNVTKIPCLVDNYDLLNRQDANSSTESSCSCPSNCNGIYYDVRSNSAAITKITYSTSPLYATSSQTRIMSVGKELNIYRTFCSKDLNVSSHMIVHVFFGSHDFMKLRRDLLSDFVVLIANLGGVFNLFLGISILSMLEVPYFATVRLYMNFRRLEEELKKRDLFISRLHVQALQVKGRLTVMHHK